One stretch of Lacrimispora sphenoides DNA includes these proteins:
- a CDS encoding ABC transporter ATP-binding protein, with the protein MNEIILDIKNLVINYETDDGCVRAVNGLDLQLGKKKTLGLVGETGAGKTTTALSILNLVPNPPGVIRDGVIMLDGDNVLEKSPKELEKMRGNDVAMIFQDPMTALNPVMTIGEQIAESILLHENISEEGAMERAKEMLKMVGIAESRACDYPHQFSGGMRQRVVIAIALACNPKLLIADEPTTALDVTIQAQVLELMKGLIRQYEMSMLLITHDLGVVAEICDEVAVIYSGKVVEKGTADEIFNHTRHPYTEGLFNSMPNLKQRGEELEPIQGMMPDPMNLPEGCSFAERCPYVSDRCLQVQPELKPNGDTHFVACLAYEDKNFMLRRYQDAGK; encoded by the coding sequence ATGAACGAAATTATATTAGATATCAAGAACCTGGTGATCAATTATGAGACAGATGACGGCTGCGTCCGGGCTGTTAATGGCCTCGATCTGCAGCTTGGCAAGAAAAAAACACTGGGTCTGGTAGGGGAAACCGGTGCTGGAAAGACGACCACCGCCCTTTCTATTCTGAATCTGGTGCCGAATCCGCCGGGCGTTATTCGGGATGGAGTCATCATGCTGGATGGCGACAATGTGCTGGAGAAGAGCCCAAAGGAATTGGAAAAGATGCGCGGCAACGATGTTGCCATGATCTTCCAGGATCCTATGACAGCTTTAAATCCGGTTATGACCATCGGTGAGCAGATCGCAGAGAGTATCCTTCTGCATGAAAATATTTCTGAGGAAGGAGCCATGGAGCGGGCGAAAGAAATGCTTAAGATGGTCGGCATTGCAGAGAGCCGTGCCTGTGACTACCCCCATCAGTTCTCTGGCGGTATGAGGCAACGTGTAGTCATCGCCATTGCGCTTGCTTGTAATCCGAAACTGCTGATTGCAGATGAGCCAACGACTGCCCTGGATGTGACGATTCAGGCACAAGTGCTGGAGCTGATGAAGGGACTGATCAGACAATATGAGATGTCAATGCTCTTAATCACTCACGATCTTGGCGTTGTAGCCGAGATCTGTGATGAAGTGGCGGTTATTTACTCAGGAAAGGTCGTGGAAAAAGGTACTGCCGATGAAATTTTCAATCATACCCGTCATCCATACACAGAAGGCCTATTCAACTCCATGCCCAACTTAAAACAGCGCGGCGAGGAGCTGGAACCGATTCAGGGTATGATGCCAGATCCCATGAACTTACCGGAAGGCTGCTCTTTTGCAGAGCGCTGCCCTTACGTGTCAGATCGCTGTCTGCAGGTACAGCCGGAGTTAAAACCAAATGGTGATACCCATTTCGTGGCCTGCCTGGCTTATGAGGACAAAAATTTCATGCTCAGGAGGTATCAGGATGCCGGGAAGTAA
- a CDS encoding ABC transporter permease: protein MGRYLLNRLLLMIPVILITSFLIYSAMNMTGGDPVLALAPDNASEAQIEIIREELGLNDPFVIRYFKYMGGMLKGDLGTSYVTKKDVFETYIQRLPATMQLACASVFVSVLIAIPLGIYTAIRQNTWKDNLGMVFALFGVSMPNFWLGLMLMLLFSLKLGWLPSSGRNGPLSLILPAVTVGMGLAALITRTTRSSMLDVLRQDYMRTARAKGADEKRVILRHGLKNALIPIITVVGMQLSNVLTGSVLAETVFAWPGVGRLIFDSISKRDTPMVTGAIIMSCVLMSIVNVLVDVVYAFFDPRIKAQYIKKR from the coding sequence ATGGGACGATATTTACTAAACAGACTGCTTCTCATGATCCCGGTGATCCTGATAACTTCGTTTCTGATCTATTCCGCTATGAACATGACGGGAGGAGATCCGGTCCTCGCTCTGGCCCCTGACAATGCGTCAGAGGCCCAGATCGAGATAATCCGAGAGGAGCTAGGGCTTAATGACCCCTTTGTTATTCGTTATTTCAAGTACATGGGCGGAATGCTAAAGGGTGATCTGGGCACCTCCTATGTAACCAAAAAAGATGTCTTCGAGACTTACATACAAAGACTGCCAGCCACCATGCAGCTGGCCTGCGCCTCTGTTTTCGTGTCCGTGTTGATTGCCATTCCCCTTGGCATTTACACTGCCATACGACAGAATACCTGGAAGGATAATCTTGGGATGGTATTTGCACTTTTCGGTGTCTCGATGCCCAACTTCTGGCTTGGCCTCATGCTCATGCTTTTGTTTTCACTAAAGCTTGGCTGGCTGCCATCCAGCGGCCGCAATGGACCATTATCCCTGATTCTTCCTGCCGTGACAGTCGGCATGGGTCTTGCCGCACTGATTACCAGGACCACACGCTCTTCCATGTTAGACGTGCTTCGTCAGGATTACATGCGCACTGCCAGGGCCAAAGGGGCGGATGAGAAACGGGTGATTCTCCGCCACGGTCTTAAAAATGCCCTGATTCCGATTATCACTGTAGTCGGTATGCAGCTAAGCAACGTTTTGACCGGATCCGTGCTGGCCGAGACCGTATTTGCCTGGCCAGGGGTCGGACGGCTGATTTTTGATTCTATTTCCAAGCGTGACACGCCGATGGTTACCGGGGCGATTATCATGTCCTGCGTCCTAATGAGTATCGTAAACGTACTGGTGGACGTAGTATATGCATTCTTTGATCCCCGAATCAAGGCGCAGTATATAAAAAAGAGGTGA
- a CDS encoding PTS transporter subunit EIIC gives MKEFWQKFGKSLLLPISTIAVAGIFSGLAAAMQNSAIVGETFANLVYVQNFIGFIRKLAGLVFGNLPLFFCMSIAIGMAKDEKPTAAFSAVLGFLVFHYTLNYILGLKGITAESTSISKLMEQGMSQVDATIVNAKYETMLGYFTLRMNVFGGILVGLLVNVLHNRFYTITLPSAVNFFGGKRFVPLITIITIPLAGIASYFIWPFFNTFIGLIGNWINSIGVFGPFVYGAANRLLIPTGLHHILNQVVRFTPVGGTATIDGQTVMGALNIFNTAIASNSQVPNDVFQMGARYVGQGHSLIVIFGLPAAAFAMYRSADDKNKKRVKALLSASVTASILTGVTEPLEFSFMFISPVLFLFHVIMTGIGYMAAALLHCSVGGVQAGLIDFTIFGIFRGAQSKWYLVVLIGIGMAVIYYYGFTYLIQKFNISTPGRNEGADAEDGETALVNSGSGTKLAEQILEYLGGRENIGEINNCFTRLRVTIKDMSLVQEHNLKSTGASGIVCPSANQIQVIYGLKVESIARDVKALYHAKHTGKD, from the coding sequence ATGAAAGAGTTTTGGCAAAAATTTGGAAAATCGCTGCTTCTGCCCATTTCTACCATAGCAGTCGCCGGTATATTCAGCGGTCTTGCGGCAGCAATGCAAAACAGCGCAATTGTAGGGGAAACTTTTGCAAATCTTGTTTACGTCCAGAATTTTATTGGTTTTATCCGTAAGCTGGCTGGACTGGTATTCGGAAATCTGCCTTTGTTTTTCTGTATGTCTATCGCTATAGGCATGGCAAAGGATGAAAAACCGACCGCGGCATTTTCCGCTGTCCTGGGCTTCCTTGTATTCCATTACACGTTAAATTACATTCTGGGACTGAAAGGTATTACCGCTGAATCCACCAGCATCAGCAAGCTTATGGAGCAGGGGATGTCACAGGTGGATGCAACCATTGTAAATGCTAAGTATGAGACCATGCTGGGATATTTCACACTCCGCATGAATGTATTCGGAGGCATTTTGGTAGGACTTCTTGTAAACGTTTTACATAACCGGTTCTACACGATCACACTTCCAAGCGCCGTTAATTTTTTCGGCGGAAAACGCTTTGTCCCGCTGATTACCATTATCACCATCCCACTGGCAGGAATCGCTTCTTACTTCATCTGGCCGTTCTTTAACACATTCATCGGACTGATTGGCAACTGGATCAACTCCATTGGTGTATTCGGACCTTTTGTATACGGTGCTGCCAACAGGCTTTTGATCCCTACCGGCCTTCATCATATTCTAAACCAGGTGGTACGCTTTACACCGGTAGGCGGAACAGCAACCATAGATGGCCAGACTGTCATGGGCGCGTTAAATATTTTTAATACTGCCATTGCATCAAACAGTCAGGTTCCAAATGATGTATTCCAGATGGGCGCCCGCTACGTAGGCCAGGGGCACTCCCTTATCGTTATCTTCGGCCTACCGGCTGCTGCCTTTGCAATGTACCGGTCTGCAGATGATAAAAATAAAAAAAGAGTCAAGGCACTGCTCTCCGCAAGTGTTACCGCTTCAATCCTTACAGGTGTTACAGAGCCGCTGGAATTTTCCTTTATGTTTATCTCACCGGTGCTTTTCCTGTTCCATGTAATTATGACAGGGATCGGCTATATGGCGGCCGCTTTGCTCCATTGCAGCGTTGGGGGCGTACAGGCAGGACTGATTGATTTTACGATTTTCGGGATTTTCCGGGGAGCACAGAGTAAGTGGTACCTTGTGGTACTGATCGGTATCGGTATGGCGGTTATCTACTACTACGGCTTTACCTACCTGATCCAAAAGTTTAATATTTCAACCCCCGGAAGAAATGAAGGGGCTGATGCAGAAGACGGGGAAACGGCACTTGTGAATTCTGGAAGCGGCACAAAGCTGGCGGAACAGATCCTGGAATACTTGGGCGGAAGAGAGAACATCGGTGAAATCAACAACTGCTTTACCAGACTGCGTGTTACCATCAAGGATATGTCTCTGGTTCAGGAGCATAATTTAAAATCGACCGGCGCATCAGGCATTGTCTGTCCTTCTGCCAATCAAATACAGGTCATCTACGGATTGAAAGTTGAAAGCATTGCTAGAGATGTGAAAGCATTGTATCACGCGAAGCATACAGGAAAGGATTAA
- a CDS encoding family 4 glycosyl hydrolase → MEHKLKITIVGGGSTWTPGILNAFIRHMNSLPVTELVLFDVNAERQAPIGEYAQLLFRLHAPKVKVTYTTSKDAAYDSVDFVMVQIRTGGYPMREKDEKIPMEYGVLGQETCGPGGFAYGIRSLKDMIEIVKDVRKHSKNAWILNYTNPAAIVAYGLQREFPDDKRILNICDQPINLIHSFAKLLDVPAESLEPTYFGLNHFGWFTHLYNQNGQDLLPLLKERIKDKGFLPADAAERDPSWLDTYALVQDMVHDFDEYVPSTYLQYYIYPEYKASKLNPDYTRANEVMDGREKQVFSECRRAVSQNSLDGIHVVKNEAHGDMILSIAEAIYLNKNAYYIIMVKNEGIIENLPDDAVVEVTCLLGSRGPKPFHTGPVSVFYKALLENQYAYERLTCEAYFEGSYTKALQALTLNRTVTDAKKARKILDRLIEENKGYWPKLT, encoded by the coding sequence ATGGAACATAAGTTAAAGATTACGATCGTGGGAGGCGGTTCCACATGGACCCCCGGAATATTGAATGCATTTATCCGCCACATGAATTCTCTCCCGGTCACAGAGCTGGTACTTTTTGATGTTAACGCAGAACGTCAGGCTCCTATTGGAGAATATGCACAGCTGTTATTCCGCCTGCACGCTCCTAAAGTAAAAGTCACTTACACAACAAGCAAAGACGCGGCCTACGATTCTGTGGATTTTGTTATGGTTCAGATCCGTACAGGTGGATATCCTATGCGGGAAAAAGATGAAAAAATCCCCATGGAATACGGAGTGCTCGGTCAGGAAACCTGCGGCCCCGGAGGTTTTGCCTACGGGATCCGTTCCTTAAAAGACATGATTGAAATTGTAAAGGATGTGCGCAAACACAGTAAAAATGCCTGGATCCTGAATTATACCAATCCAGCCGCCATTGTAGCCTACGGCCTGCAGCGGGAGTTTCCTGATGACAAAAGGATTCTAAATATCTGTGACCAGCCGATCAACCTGATTCATTCTTTCGCCAAGCTGCTCGATGTGCCTGCCGAATCCCTGGAACCCACCTATTTCGGGCTTAATCATTTTGGATGGTTTACCCATCTTTACAACCAGAACGGCCAGGATTTGCTTCCCCTTCTAAAGGAGCGGATAAAGGATAAGGGATTTCTGCCTGCCGATGCCGCCGAGCGCGACCCTTCCTGGCTGGATACTTATGCACTGGTACAGGATATGGTACATGATTTCGATGAGTATGTGCCTTCCACTTACCTCCAATACTATATCTATCCCGAGTACAAGGCTTCCAAATTAAACCCGGATTATACCAGAGCAAACGAAGTCATGGATGGCCGTGAGAAACAGGTGTTTTCCGAATGCCGCCGCGCAGTCAGTCAAAACAGTCTGGATGGAATCCATGTAGTAAAAAATGAAGCTCACGGTGATATGATCCTTTCCATAGCGGAAGCTATTTACTTAAATAAAAATGCGTACTATATTATCATGGTTAAAAATGAAGGAATCATCGAGAACCTTCCGGATGATGCAGTCGTGGAAGTGACCTGCCTGCTGGGCAGCCGCGGACCTAAACCATTCCACACCGGACCTGTCTCTGTTTTTTATAAAGCATTGCTGGAAAACCAGTATGCCTACGAACGCCTGACCTGCGAAGCATATTTTGAAGGCAGTTATACAAAAGCATTGCAGGCGCTGACGTTAAACCGCACCGTTACAGACGCCAAGAAAGCGAGAAAGATCCTGGACCGCCTGATTGAAGAAAACAAAGGCTATTGGCCCAAACTGACCTGA
- a CDS encoding response regulator transcription factor codes for MITILICDDNRQLVTVLAEYCVKEGYTVHRAHDGQQALEIYEREDIDLVLLDIMMPVKDGFEVCRQIRSSSTIPIIMITARGEDFEKIMGLDIGADDYIVKPFSPGEVMARIRAIMRRIDQASGNLHQHQLFMYDNLKISLDTLTVTVNEIPVNLTKKEIELLWLMATHRNRVYTRNNLLDLVWGVDYFGDPRTIDTHIKRLRFKLSDLSHPNWQIKTVWGSGYKFEIRQDR; via the coding sequence ATGATAACTATACTGATCTGTGACGATAACCGGCAGCTTGTTACCGTGCTGGCCGAGTATTGTGTCAAGGAGGGTTACACGGTACACAGGGCTCATGATGGACAGCAGGCACTTGAGATATATGAAAGAGAAGATATCGATCTGGTACTTTTGGATATCATGATGCCGGTCAAGGATGGATTCGAGGTGTGCCGGCAGATCCGCAGCAGCTCCACGATTCCCATTATCATGATCACGGCACGGGGAGAGGACTTTGAGAAGATCATGGGGCTGGATATCGGTGCCGACGATTATATTGTGAAGCCTTTTTCACCGGGCGAGGTGATGGCCAGGATACGTGCCATTATGCGGCGTATCGATCAGGCTTCGGGAAATCTGCATCAGCATCAGTTATTCATGTATGACAATCTGAAGATTTCACTGGACACCCTTACGGTAACGGTAAATGAAATCCCTGTCAATCTGACAAAGAAGGAGATTGAACTTCTCTGGCTGATGGCCACCCACCGTAACAGGGTATATACAAGAAACAATCTGCTGGATCTGGTGTGGGGCGTAGATTATTTTGGTGACCCACGGACTATAGACACCCACATCAAGCGTCTCCGGTTCAAGCTGTCTGACTTAAGCCACCCAAACTGGCAGATCAAGACAGTCTGGGGCTCCGGATATAAGTTTGAGATCAGGCAGGATCGGTGA
- a CDS encoding sensor histidine kinase, translating to MKRKLTAQILLYFTAALVLMCSTVGGIFLIIYTRTTVHNYRSGFLQKTEAIAHSLSVYFEQELPEYYPIESGLKEQMKQSNLRLGIYLDFMDNIALSNLWIVDSATQTIHVEFGKYNITYSSIPAEVRTLIDQAMEGETSISERWSDRMLEKNFIIASPVQFSDGRTVAVVVIHARTGDMFSTIMEAGWVLAGSMLLALLVLIVPCLIFSRNIVNPLKCMVEITVSMTKGDYTAKTGVKRQDELGVLANNIDILSVRLKEADRKQAELEQLRKTYISNISHELRTPVAVIRSSLEALCDGVVTGQEQVEAYYREMLAESVHMNRMVNDLLELSRLQNPSYHIEKQPIDFMMVVEDAVRTLRHIAQNAGHVIELNIKDGEIFPFCGDYGRLRQMLGTVLDNAIKFSIPGEPIQVTVTIDVSGCTTRINNRGTGIQEMDLPHVFEEYYMSIGETNRTGTGLGLAIAKRIADRHSIGIEATSVPGEKTSFIFRIPWQR from the coding sequence ATGAAACGAAAGCTAACTGCGCAGATCCTCCTCTATTTTACCGCAGCACTAGTTTTGATGTGCAGTACGGTAGGAGGGATCTTTCTGATTATTTATACCAGAACTACAGTACATAACTATCGTTCAGGCTTTCTACAGAAAACAGAGGCCATCGCTCACTCTCTAAGCGTATATTTTGAGCAGGAGTTACCAGAGTATTATCCGATCGAGTCGGGGCTTAAAGAGCAAATGAAGCAGTCCAACTTAAGGCTGGGCATTTATCTGGATTTCATGGATAACATTGCCTTAAGTAACCTCTGGATTGTGGACAGCGCCACACAGACGATCCACGTGGAATTTGGCAAATATAATATTACCTACTCCTCCATTCCCGCAGAAGTGCGGACACTTATCGATCAGGCCATGGAAGGAGAAACCTCCATCAGTGAACGGTGGTCTGACCGAATGCTGGAAAAAAACTTCATTATTGCTTCACCGGTTCAGTTCTCTGATGGCAGGACGGTGGCGGTGGTGGTCATCCATGCCCGTACCGGCGACATGTTTTCCACAATTATGGAAGCAGGCTGGGTATTGGCCGGAAGTATGCTCCTGGCACTGCTGGTGTTAATCGTTCCGTGTCTCATATTCTCCCGTAACATTGTAAATCCGCTGAAATGTATGGTAGAAATTACCGTAAGTATGACCAAAGGCGATTATACGGCAAAAACCGGCGTGAAACGCCAGGACGAGCTTGGAGTTCTTGCTAATAACATCGACATACTATCTGTACGCCTTAAAGAAGCGGACCGGAAGCAGGCGGAATTAGAACAATTGAGGAAGACTTATATATCTAATATTTCCCATGAATTACGTACTCCGGTGGCAGTGATCCGCAGTTCTCTGGAAGCACTCTGTGATGGGGTTGTGACCGGTCAGGAGCAGGTGGAGGCATACTATAGGGAGATGCTCGCGGAGAGCGTTCATATGAACCGTATGGTCAATGATCTTTTGGAACTGTCCAGGCTACAAAACCCCAGCTATCATATAGAAAAGCAGCCGATTGATTTTATGATGGTCGTAGAGGATGCGGTCCGGACTTTGCGGCATATCGCACAAAATGCGGGGCATGTCATAGAACTGAATATAAAAGACGGTGAAATATTTCCTTTCTGCGGGGATTATGGCAGATTGCGCCAGATGTTAGGAACCGTGTTGGACAATGCCATCAAGTTTTCGATACCGGGAGAGCCAATCCAGGTGACGGTCACTATTGATGTCAGCGGCTGCACTACAAGAATCAACAACAGGGGTACCGGCATTCAAGAGATGGATCTGCCCCATGTGTTCGAGGAGTATTATATGTCTATTGGTGAAACCAACCGGACGGGAACCGGTCTTGGTCTGGCAATTGCGAAACGGATTGCGGACCGCCATAGCATCGGCATCGAGGCTACATCAGTGCCTGGTGAGAAAACTTCTTTTATCTTCCGGATCCCCTGGCAGAGGTAA
- a CDS encoding ABC transporter permease has protein sequence MAAETVKSRSQAQEVWRRLKKNKGAMIGLGFLVLLVAVAIVSGFIFDYDTEVIGINPALKLQPANSKHWFGTDNLGRDIFARVLYGARYSLVIGVGSVAIGLVVGVICGALAGYYGGIIDQVVMRTNDILYAVPNIMIAVVIVSLFGTNTMNLLLALCVTVATAFTRIARASVMTIRGQEYVEAAYAMGLPTWKVIAKHILPNCLSPIIVQITLSIGTTIIAASSLSFLGIGIPSPAPEWGAMLSEGRNFIRNSSYICVIPGLAIMLTVLALNLLGDGLRDALDPKLKK, from the coding sequence ATGGCAGCAGAGACTGTAAAAAGCCGTTCCCAGGCCCAGGAGGTCTGGAGAAGGCTTAAGAAAAATAAAGGTGCCATGATCGGTCTGGGTTTTCTGGTACTTCTTGTTGCGGTTGCCATTGTCAGCGGCTTTATCTTCGATTATGACACGGAAGTGATTGGGATCAACCCTGCATTAAAGCTGCAGCCGGCGAATTCGAAGCACTGGTTCGGCACCGACAACCTGGGACGTGACATATTCGCCAGAGTCTTATACGGAGCCCGTTACAGCCTGGTAATTGGTGTGGGAAGCGTGGCCATCGGTCTGGTGGTAGGAGTTATCTGCGGCGCCTTAGCCGGATACTACGGCGGCATAATCGATCAGGTGGTTATGAGAACGAACGATATCCTGTATGCAGTGCCGAATATTATGATCGCAGTCGTTATTGTTTCCCTGTTCGGAACCAACACAATGAATCTGCTGTTGGCACTGTGTGTGACGGTTGCCACGGCATTCACAAGAATCGCCCGTGCTTCTGTTATGACGATCCGGGGACAGGAATATGTGGAGGCAGCCTATGCGATGGGGCTTCCCACCTGGAAGGTTATCGCAAAGCACATCCTTCCCAACTGTCTTTCCCCGATCATTGTTCAGATTACCCTTTCCATCGGTACGACCATCATTGCTGCCTCTTCCTTAAGTTTCCTGGGTATTGGCATTCCAAGCCCGGCACCGGAATGGGGGGCAATGCTTTCTGAGGGACGTAACTTTATCCGAAATTCCAGTTATATCTGCGTAATACCGGGACTTGCCATCATGTTAACGGTACTGGCTTTAAATCTTTTGGGCGACGGGCTGCGGGATGCGCTGGATCCAAAACTGAAAAAGTAG
- a CDS encoding ChbG/HpnK family deacetylase — protein MCKMIINADDFGYCRAVNYGIIDAHLQGVLTSTTLLTNTPGFQHAAYLTKECPSLGVGLHLNIALGQPLTKGSTLTGEDGFFIKPRNLSSSHKYLPEDILVELEAQYQRFVEVMGKNPTHLDSHLFTTDSNPVMAAAARTLAEKYRLPLRNHDITGFPHVDFIQFRTYHGEPGLSYVYDHMDDISSRPYVELMSHPAYVDSYLLQSSSYNLQRLAELDFLVSNKTKDMLQKYSVQLINYSQL, from the coding sequence ATGTGCAAAATGATAATAAATGCAGATGACTTCGGTTATTGCCGGGCTGTCAATTATGGGATCATAGATGCTCATCTGCAAGGGGTACTTACATCCACTACACTTTTAACCAATACTCCAGGCTTCCAGCACGCTGCCTACCTGACAAAAGAATGCCCCTCACTGGGAGTTGGCCTGCATTTAAACATCGCCCTTGGGCAGCCTCTTACCAAAGGCAGCACCCTGACCGGAGAAGACGGGTTTTTTATTAAACCACGAAATCTATCCTCCTCCCACAAGTATCTTCCGGAAGATATCCTGGTAGAACTAGAGGCTCAATACCAACGGTTTGTGGAGGTAATGGGGAAAAACCCGACCCATCTGGACTCCCACCTATTTACAACGGACAGCAATCCTGTTATGGCTGCTGCCGCCAGGACACTCGCTGAAAAATACCGGCTGCCGCTGAGAAATCACGATATAACAGGTTTTCCCCACGTGGATTTTATACAATTCCGCACGTACCATGGGGAACCGGGGCTGTCTTATGTATACGATCATATGGACGATATCTCTTCCAGGCCATATGTGGAGCTGATGAGCCACCCGGCCTATGTGGACTCTTACCTGCTTCAATCCTCCTCTTACAATTTACAGCGCCTTGCAGAACTGGATTTTCTGGTTAGTAATAAAACAAAAGATATGCTGCAAAAATATTCGGTCCAATTGATCAATTACAGTCAGTTGTGA
- a CDS encoding ABC transporter substrate-binding protein, protein MKKWIKLLFAAGLTMFVLTGCGGSQSTNKAESQAQSGEGTSSRKEELIIGTAADINNLDLQKQQDATNNIVLKLTHETLIFFTNEGTIEPRLCTGWEFKDDTHIVFKLYDNMCFSDGTPLTAEDVKFTYDMGLQNELSVLKGLVEVNVIDSLTVELVIDSYSNEFLQSLASVPVSIQSKAAYESGMDEPYLIGSGPYKLDKWEPDEQVTFVKNENYWGDKKGGSDRITFRPIKEASTRAIALQNGEIDVCIDPSMDNLPDLEADDNVTVFERPGTRLFYLGFNVTKEPWDNLKVRQAVAHAIDRESIIDVVLMGKGQTQTTILNRGLWSFFDEMEGYPYDVDAAKAALAESGYTPGGKIPLLISNESDYGQVAQLIQANLKVIGMDIEIQTVEPATLKTECVNGTQGLYLWRWNEDSKVDFVYRDLYYTGSGSNYHHYSDPRADELTDLILTEKDPDKRLEYSKELQKYLVEAVPQVPLYIKNLIIAYNKNLKDTYLYGGGNHDWRFAYVTE, encoded by the coding sequence ATGAAAAAATGGATTAAGTTACTGTTTGCTGCAGGTCTTACTATGTTCGTTCTGACGGGCTGCGGGGGAAGCCAAAGCACCAACAAAGCAGAGAGCCAGGCCCAGTCTGGGGAGGGCACCTCTTCCCGAAAAGAGGAACTGATTATCGGAACCGCCGCCGATATTAACAACCTGGATTTACAGAAACAACAGGATGCTACCAACAACATTGTATTAAAGCTCACTCACGAAACTCTGATTTTCTTCACAAACGAAGGCACGATTGAGCCGCGTCTGTGCACCGGCTGGGAGTTTAAGGACGACACTCACATCGTGTTCAAACTGTATGATAATATGTGTTTCTCCGATGGAACTCCGCTGACTGCAGAGGATGTTAAGTTCACTTATGATATGGGCCTTCAAAATGAGCTCAGCGTATTAAAGGGACTTGTTGAAGTCAATGTTATCGATTCCCTGACCGTGGAGCTGGTTATTGACAGTTACTCAAACGAGTTCTTACAGTCCCTTGCCTCTGTTCCGGTGAGTATTCAGTCCAAAGCAGCTTATGAGAGCGGTATGGACGAGCCATATCTGATTGGTTCCGGCCCGTACAAGCTGGATAAATGGGAACCGGATGAGCAGGTAACCTTCGTAAAGAATGAGAACTACTGGGGAGACAAGAAGGGGGGCTCCGACCGCATCACCTTCCGTCCGATCAAGGAAGCTTCAACCAGAGCCATTGCCCTTCAAAACGGTGAAATTGATGTCTGTATCGATCCATCCATGGACAACTTACCGGATCTGGAAGCTGATGACAACGTAACCGTATTTGAGAGACCTGGTACCCGTCTGTTCTATCTTGGCTTCAATGTAACAAAAGAACCGTGGGACAACTTAAAAGTAAGACAGGCGGTGGCACATGCGATTGACCGTGAATCAATCATTGATGTTGTTTTGATGGGGAAGGGACAGACTCAGACTACCATTCTAAACCGTGGCCTGTGGAGCTTTTTCGATGAAATGGAAGGTTATCCGTATGATGTGGATGCAGCAAAAGCAGCATTGGCTGAGAGCGGCTATACCCCAGGCGGAAAAATTCCACTACTTATCTCCAACGAGAGCGATTACGGCCAGGTAGCACAGTTGATTCAGGCGAACTTAAAAGTAATCGGTATGGATATCGAAATCCAGACCGTTGAGCCGGCGACACTGAAAACCGAGTGCGTAAATGGTACCCAAGGCCTGTATTTGTGGAGATGGAACGAGGACAGTAAGGTTGATTTCGTATATCGTGACCTGTACTACACCGGTTCCGGCAGCAATTATCATCACTACTCCGATCCGAGAGCGGATGAGCTGACTGATTTAATTCTGACTGAAAAAGATCCGGACAAGCGCCTGGAATACTCCAAAGAGCTGCAGAAGTACCTGGTTGAAGCAGTTCCACAGGTCCCGCTGTACATTAAGAACTTAATCATTGCTTACAATAAGAATCTTAAGGACACCTACTTATATGGCGGCGGAAACCACGACTGGAGATTCGCTTACGTGACAGAATAG